In one Rhodothermaceae bacterium genomic region, the following are encoded:
- the pheA gene encoding chorismate mutase has product MKPVSPRQAVSEEDLEPFRTQIDEIDQKIIKLLNERSNLANNIGEIKQQLGLPIYMPAREKEILKNVMRTNPGPLSAEAVRRLFERIIDETRALERQKYQSE; this is encoded by the coding sequence ATGAAGCCTGTATCACCGCGGCAAGCAGTTTCGGAAGAAGATCTAGAACCGTTCCGGACGCAGATTGATGAGATAGATCAGAAGATTATAAAGCTTTTGAACGAGCGCTCGAATCTAGCGAATAATATTGGGGAGATCAAGCAGCAACTGGGACTCCCAATCTATATGCCTGCCCGGGAGAAGGAAATCCTCAAGAATGTAATGCGTACAAACCCAGGTCCCCTCTCTGCTGAAGCTGTGCGGAGACTCTTCGAGCGTATCATAGATGAGACGCGTGCACTTGAGCGCCAAAAATATCAGTCTGAGTAG